From one Eptesicus fuscus isolate TK198812 chromosome 3, DD_ASM_mEF_20220401, whole genome shotgun sequence genomic stretch:
- the LRRIQ4 gene encoding leucine-rich repeat and IQ domain-containing protein 4 — MIHSTSGRTFFLDASNQNLATIPPGILALKELEEVHLENNRIEEIPQDIQYLKNLKILYLNNNKLSKLCAQLGKLSNLEGLDLSDNPILPSWIPVLSTIRSLRQLRLYRTHVREIPTEICKHLHHLELLGLSGNHLTSLPTEIVNQTKLRELYLKQNQFEVFPPELCVLYNLVIIDLDENRLVALPEEIGNLTRLQKFYVAHNGLHSLPESLCQCDKLSVLDISYNRLHSIPHTLESLVEMTEVGLSGNPLEKVPRLVCKWTALHLLYLCNAGLRALRRSFRRLVNLRFLDLSQNHMEGFPLQICSLKSLEILALDDNKIGKLPSDFGTLSKLKILGLSGNQFTSFPEEIFSLESLEKLYIGQDQGAKLTYMPEDIGKLQILQELHIENNHLEYLPVALGSMPNLEILDCRHNLLKQLPDAICQAQALRELLLEKNLLTHLPENLDSLANLNVLTLAGNPMEDPPKEVCTDGKEAIFTYLKEKRNMKIVATKIQSWWRGIMVRKGLGRFSELLKMRKKGKNSLKSKSGKKGGKGKPAKEKKK, encoded by the exons ATGATCCACAGCACATCTGGAAGAACATTTTTCCTCGATGCTTCTAATCAGAACTTGGCTACTATTCCACCGGGGATCTTAGCGTTAAAAGAATTAGAAGAAGTGCATCTGGAAAACAACCGCATTGAGGAAATCCCCCAGGATATCCAGTACTTAAAGAATCTCAAAATCCTCTACCTGAACAATAACAAGCTCAGCAAGCTGTGCGCCCAGCTGGGAAAGCTGAGCAACCTGGAGGGCCTGGACCTGAGCGAcaaccccatcctcccctcctgGATCCCGGTGCTCAGCACCATCCGCTCCCTGCGCCAGCTCCGCCTCTACCGCACCCACGTCAGGGAGATCCCCACCGAAATCTGCAAACACCTCCACCATCTCGAGCTGCTCGGGCTGTCCGGAAACCACCTGACGTCTCTGCCCACGGAAATTGTGAACCAGACCAAACTGAGGGAGCTCTACCTGAAGCAAAACCAGTTTGAAGTCTTCCCGCCGGAGCTCTGCGTCCTCTACAACCTGGTGATCATTGACCTGGATGAGAACAGGCTAGTGGCCCTCCCAGAGGAGATTGGGAACCTGACCAGGCTGCAGAAGTTCTACGTGGCTCACAACGGCCTGCACTCGCTCCCCGAGTCCCTGTGCCAGTGTGACAAACTGTCGGTGCTGGATATATCCTACAACCGCCTCCACTCCATCCCGCACACCCTGGAGAGCCTCGTGGAAATGACGGAGGTGGGGCTGAGCGGGAACCCGCTGGAGAAGGTGCCGCGCCTGGTCTGCAAGTGGACCGCGCTGCACCTGCTCTACCTGTGCAACGCCGGCCTGCGCGCGCTGCGCCGCTCCTTCCGCCGCCTGGTCAACCTGCGCTTCCTGGACCTCAGCCAGAATCACATGGAAGGCTTCCCCTTGCAGATCTGTTCGCTGAAGAGCCTGGAGATCCTGGCGCTGGATGATAATAAGATAGGGAAG TTACCTTCAGACTTCGGTACACTTTCAAAACTGAAGATACTTGGACTAAGTGGGAATCAGTTCACTTCATTTCCAGAAGAAATCTTTTCTTTAGAGTCTTTAGAGAAATTATACATTGGGCAAGATCAGGGAGCCAAGCTCACCTATATGCCAGAGGACATTGGGAAACTACAG ATTCTTCAAGAGCTGCATATAGAAAACAACCACCTGGAGTACTTGCCAGTGGCCTTGGGATCAATGCCTAACCTGGAAATTCTTGATTGCCGCCACAATCTGCTTAAGCAGCTTCCAGATGCCATCTGCCAAGCACAAG cTTTGAGAGAATTACTGCTTGAGAAAAACTTGCTCACCCACCTTCCGGAGAATTTAGATAGTCTAGCGAATCTCAATGTTCTGACGCTGGCGGGCAATCCTATGGAAGATCCCCCAAAAGAAGTGTGCACTGACGGCAAAGAGGCTATATTCACATACcttaaggagaaaagaaatatgaaaatagtagCAACAAAG